Proteins encoded by one window of Streptomyces sp. NBC_01571:
- a CDS encoding ATP-binding protein, translated as MNEPTTADGCNDAPEQQKSLTLAANDLAPSEARSFTRDVLTAWEFEDLMDQAVLIVSELTTNAERHGRRDERAEGASSGPQGKRDEEITLTLAVQAEVVTIEVEDNSPYAPVQRVPDQDATSGRGLWLVSAMADSWTTRPTEDGTGKRVLAFISRPEPGVAS; from the coding sequence ATGAACGAGCCCACGACTGCGGACGGCTGCAACGACGCCCCGGAACAGCAGAAGAGTCTGACGCTGGCCGCCAACGATCTCGCACCCAGCGAGGCCCGTTCCTTCACCCGCGACGTACTCACGGCTTGGGAGTTCGAAGACCTTATGGATCAAGCCGTGTTGATCGTCAGCGAACTCACCACCAACGCTGAGCGCCATGGCCGGCGCGATGAAAGGGCCGAGGGCGCTTCATCGGGCCCACAGGGCAAGAGGGACGAGGAGATCACGCTGACCCTCGCGGTCCAAGCCGAGGTAGTGACGATCGAGGTTGAGGACAACTCTCCCTATGCCCCGGTCCAACGGGTTCCCGACCAAGACGCGACCAGCGGGCGTGGCCTGTGGCTCGTCTCTGCGATGGCCGACAGCTGGACCACACGTCCTACCGAGGACGGAACCGGCAAGCGGGTGCTCGCCTTCATCAGCCGCCCTGAACCGGGCGTTGCTTCCTGA
- a CDS encoding HAD family hydrolase, which translates to MTASKHDRGGLEDPRCLLLDLDGVLVDTRPVMEIAWRAVQEAHGVNIPFETYQEQLGRPFDDIMARLGLANAEEIHRTYTDVSAAASHLAQEFEGITDVLLAVAADGWSLGVVTSKPLARATPLLARLGCPFVTVRGPEGHGRGKPAPDPILLALIDLGADPADAAYVGDMAVDQEAARRAGVSYIHAGWGYGRPTGPCPAVADTPRQLLHLLGVSTPNGPFVEGGLL; encoded by the coding sequence GTGACAGCGAGCAAACACGACCGTGGCGGCCTCGAAGATCCGCGTTGCCTCCTCCTCGATCTCGACGGCGTTCTGGTGGACACACGTCCTGTGATGGAGATCGCGTGGCGTGCCGTCCAGGAAGCCCACGGCGTGAACATCCCCTTCGAGACGTACCAGGAACAGCTCGGCCGCCCCTTCGACGACATCATGGCGCGCCTCGGCCTGGCCAACGCAGAGGAGATCCACCGGACGTACACCGACGTGTCTGCGGCTGCATCTCATCTGGCCCAAGAGTTCGAGGGCATCACAGACGTCCTTCTCGCGGTCGCCGCTGATGGCTGGTCCCTTGGCGTCGTGACGTCAAAGCCGTTAGCCCGGGCAACGCCTCTTCTCGCTCGGCTCGGCTGCCCGTTCGTCACGGTCCGCGGGCCTGAAGGACACGGGCGGGGTAAGCCTGCTCCGGACCCCATACTGCTGGCCCTGATCGACCTCGGCGCTGATCCGGCCGATGCGGCCTACGTCGGCGACATGGCGGTCGACCAAGAGGCAGCACGTCGCGCCGGCGTTTCCTACATCCACGCGGGATGGGGATACGGCCGTCCTACGGGGCCGTGCCCCGCCGTCGCCGATACGCCCAGGCAGCTGTTGCACCTCCTCGGCGTGAGTACCCCCAACGGCCCGTTCGTCGAAGGGGGGCTGTTGTGA